A genome region from Methanococcoides burtonii DSM 6242 includes the following:
- a CDS encoding ATP-binding protein: MVKADKVKFKQILYNLLGNAIKFTDNGGFVAVEVQDEGNLISVMVSDTGIGIAREDQEIIFEPFSQLNSSTTRTHGGNGLGLTLVKQFVEMHNGEVWLESELGKGSTFGFTIPLNY, translated from the coding sequence ATAGTTAAGGCTGACAAGGTCAAATTCAAACAGATACTATACAACCTACTAGGAAATGCCATCAAGTTCACTGACAATGGGGGATTTGTGGCAGTTGAAGTTCAAGATGAAGGTAATTTGATCTCAGTTATGGTAAGTGATACTGGAATTGGTATTGCCAGAGAGGATCAGGAAATCATCTTTGAGCCATTTTCACAACTCAATTCATCTACTACCAGAACACATGGAGGTAATGGACTAGGCCTTACCCTCGTCAAGCAATTTGTTGAAATGCATAATGGAGAGGTGTGGTTAGAAAGCGAATTAGGAAAAGGAAGTACATTTGGGTTTACCATACCACTCAATTACTGA
- a CDS encoding 2-amino-3,7-dideoxy-D-threo-hept-6-ulosonate synthase: protein MSEIGKSVRMERIFDRNTGNAIIIPMDHGVSAGPIKGLIDMPATVNKVAEGGANAVLGHMGLAKHGHRGYGRDVGLIIHLSGSTSLGPDPNHKVLVTTMEEAIKVGADAVSVHINVGAEDEAEMLKDLGFVAKKCDEWGMPLLAMMYPRGAKVPSEHDVEYVKHAARIGAELGADIVKTSYTGDPESFKEVIDGCPVPVVIAGGPQMDTEREILQMVSDALSVGCKGVAMGRNVFQADNPTRLVNLLSKVIHGEMTVDEALED, encoded by the coding sequence ATGAGCGAAATTGGCAAATCTGTCAGGATGGAGCGTATATTCGACAGAAATACTGGAAATGCAATTATAATCCCAATGGACCACGGCGTAAGTGCAGGGCCTATCAAAGGCCTTATAGACATGCCTGCAACTGTCAACAAAGTAGCAGAAGGCGGTGCAAATGCAGTACTTGGCCATATGGGACTTGCGAAACACGGACACAGAGGCTACGGCAGGGATGTAGGACTTATTATTCACCTCTCCGGTTCAACATCACTTGGACCTGACCCCAACCACAAAGTACTGGTAACCACCATGGAAGAAGCCATTAAAGTTGGTGCAGATGCAGTTTCTGTGCATATCAATGTTGGTGCTGAAGACGAAGCTGAAATGTTGAAAGATCTGGGGTTTGTCGCTAAAAAATGTGACGAATGGGGAATGCCCCTCCTTGCCATGATGTACCCAAGAGGTGCAAAAGTTCCTTCCGAGCATGATGTAGAATATGTTAAACACGCTGCAAGGATTGGTGCAGAGCTTGGCGCAGATATTGTCAAAACTAGTTATACTGGTGATCCTGAGTCGTTCAAGGAAGTAATTGATGGATGTCCCGTACCTGTCGTTATCGCAGGGGGTCCTCAGATGGATACTGAAAGAGAGATCCTCCAGATGGTTTCCGATGCACTCAGTGTGGGTTGTAAGGGTGTGGCAATGGGAAGAAATGTATTCCAGGCAGACAACCCCACAAGACTTGTCAACCTACTCTCAAAGGTCATCCATGGTGAAATGACCGTTGATGAAGCTTTGGAAGATTGA
- a CDS encoding histidine kinase dimerization/phosphoacceptor domain -containing protein codes for MQKQVTRFSAIEQKLVNTGDLLDRELGRFKSIQSYNKEAIQATSLDELASITVESIVEVFEVECGAIFTYDATNNSLAIVENYGLEEKHPLVMDWIVSEDIINAKEGVFIEGSKPSKPWGSLGLCQVIYAPYYKNGKLHGFVLGGITTKKKDFYDTIDEEIKPSFRVFVQQMDALRYNIESREIIRHNISELTISNEQLQREIKQRERTEDRIKRMNKCFLNFGADPLENINSLTALFGELMGATCALYNRLDDGILYSWGQWKTPTDYNPLDEPEGHICYDVIQRADNHLMVVRNLSETAYAQTDPNVIPYALKTYIGTGVKLGESFVGSLCCVFQKDIVPTKEDKWMIGVIATAIAVEEKRKWVQEELVKSDNKYRMIFENSPVGIFHYDQDGIITHCNSSFARIIGPPAEKIIGVNILDSKTNAHVSEVVKETLSKNTGSFEGEYISVISGKKTQIKAEARSVFSNNGSPLGGICVVEDITKQKKAEMALKGRDAILEAVSFAAEKLLGPYPLEDAIQTVLERLGQATNIDQAYIFKNVVGEDGILRAYQTNQWKITGINDLNDSFEPHRISYTEDDYERWIKILKAGNVIAGPIHEFPEIEYPILKACKALSIAAVPIQVEENWWGFICFNDCTNEREWFTVEKDALKAAADAIGAAIQRNRAEEVLQENEEKVKSILASIQTGVVIIDAETHMIVDANPSAVQSIGAPKQEIVGKVCHKFICTAEKGECPISDLKQNIDRSERVLLNVKGEEIPILKNVASVNLNGRLHLIESFIDITERKQAEEVQKKDILLKEIHHRVKNNLQVISSLLNLQSRNFNDEKVIAAFMESQNRVRSMAIAHQKLYQSNDLASIEVGDYIKNLTTYLFQTYRVGNRAIKLKLDIDNVYMGIEKTIPLGLIINELVSNSLKHAYKSEKKGEINIKFHLENNVITLIVSDNGEGIPEYLDYKNTHSLGLQLVTTLVKQIHGNIELDRSNGTKFVITFEY; via the coding sequence TTGCAAAAGCAGGTAACCCGTTTTTCTGCGATCGAGCAGAAGCTTGTCAATACAGGAGATCTCCTTGATCGGGAATTGGGGCGCTTTAAATCGATCCAGTCCTACAACAAAGAAGCTATTCAGGCTACGAGTCTGGATGAACTTGCTTCAATAACAGTAGAATCCATAGTTGAGGTTTTTGAAGTTGAATGTGGGGCGATCTTCACTTACGATGCAACTAATAATAGCTTAGCTATTGTGGAGAATTATGGTTTAGAGGAGAAGCACCCATTGGTCATGGATTGGATCGTTTCCGAAGATATAATTAACGCAAAGGAAGGAGTCTTTATCGAGGGATCGAAACCATCAAAACCGTGGGGATCGCTGGGGTTATGCCAGGTAATTTACGCACCTTATTATAAAAATGGGAAGCTGCATGGATTTGTCCTAGGTGGAATAACCACAAAAAAGAAGGATTTCTATGATACGATCGATGAAGAGATCAAACCGTCTTTCAGGGTGTTTGTTCAGCAGATGGATGCATTGCGATACAATATTGAATCACGGGAAATTATCCGACATAATATATCAGAGCTGACAATTTCCAATGAACAGCTCCAACGAGAGATCAAACAACGTGAACGAACAGAAGATCGCATCAAAAGGATGAACAAATGTTTTTTAAATTTTGGGGCAGACCCACTCGAGAACATCAATAGCCTTACAGCTCTTTTCGGGGAATTGATGGGAGCTACCTGTGCACTTTACAACCGATTAGATGATGGTATACTCTATTCATGGGGACAATGGAAAACACCAACTGACTATAACCCATTGGATGAGCCAGAAGGACATATTTGTTATGATGTGATCCAGCGTGCAGATAATCATTTGATGGTAGTCAGGAACCTTTCCGAAACAGCATATGCACAGACAGACCCAAATGTGATCCCATATGCATTAAAGACCTATATAGGAACAGGTGTTAAGCTCGGAGAAAGCTTCGTTGGTTCCTTGTGCTGTGTATTCCAAAAAGATATAGTACCTACTAAAGAAGATAAATGGATGATAGGGGTCATTGCTACGGCAATAGCAGTGGAGGAAAAGCGTAAATGGGTACAAGAAGAATTAGTGAAATCCGATAACAAGTATCGCATGATATTTGAAAATTCCCCGGTAGGAATTTTCCATTATGATCAGGATGGAATTATTACCCATTGTAATAGTAGTTTTGCAAGGATCATTGGACCACCAGCAGAAAAGATTATCGGTGTTAATATACTGGACTCAAAAACAAATGCTCACGTATCAGAGGTTGTTAAAGAAACGCTTTCTAAAAACACAGGATCTTTTGAAGGTGAGTATATTTCCGTTATCAGTGGCAAAAAGACACAGATCAAAGCTGAAGCACGGTCTGTTTTCTCTAATAACGGATCTCCACTTGGAGGAATCTGTGTTGTAGAAGATATTACCAAACAAAAAAAGGCAGAAATGGCTCTAAAAGGTCGCGATGCGATACTTGAGGCTGTAAGTTTCGCAGCTGAAAAATTACTGGGACCGTACCCTTTAGAAGATGCAATACAAACGGTTCTTGAAAGATTGGGACAGGCAACAAATATAGATCAAGCATACATTTTTAAAAACGTGGTCGGTGAAGATGGAATACTTCGAGCATACCAGACCAATCAGTGGAAGATTACAGGGATAAATGACCTGAACGATAGTTTTGAGCCACATCGTATATCGTACACAGAGGATGATTATGAACGCTGGATCAAAATATTGAAGGCAGGAAATGTGATAGCAGGACCCATTCATGAATTCCCCGAAATCGAATATCCTATCCTGAAAGCATGCAAAGCATTATCTATCGCAGCAGTTCCAATACAGGTGGAAGAAAATTGGTGGGGATTCATCTGTTTCAATGATTGTACTAATGAACGAGAATGGTTTACCGTAGAGAAGGATGCACTCAAAGCCGCAGCTGATGCCATTGGTGCAGCCATTCAACGCAACCGTGCGGAGGAAGTGTTGCAGGAAAACGAAGAAAAAGTAAAGAGTATACTTGCATCGATCCAAACAGGGGTTGTAATAATCGATGCAGAAACACATATGATCGTTGATGCAAATCCTTCCGCAGTTCAAAGTATTGGTGCACCAAAACAGGAGATCGTTGGCAAAGTATGCCACAAATTTATCTGTACGGCCGAGAAGGGAGAATGTCCTATCAGCGACCTCAAACAAAACATAGACAGATCCGAACGCGTACTGTTAAATGTCAAAGGTGAAGAGATCCCCATCCTTAAGAATGTAGCTTCTGTAAATCTTAATGGACGCCTGCATCTGATAGAGAGCTTTATTGATATCACAGAACGTAAACAAGCAGAAGAAGTTCAGAAAAAGGATATCCTGTTAAAAGAGATCCATCACCGGGTTAAAAATAATCTCCAGGTAATTTCCAGTCTACTCAACCTTCAATCCCGGAATTTCAATGATGAAAAAGTAATTGCTGCATTCATGGAAAGTCAGAACCGCGTCAGATCAATGGCTATTGCTCACCAGAAACTGTACCAATCAAATGATCTGGCAAGTATAGAAGTTGGCGATTACATTAAAAATCTGACTACATACCTGTTCCAGACGTACAGAGTAGGCAACCGTGCCATCAAACTTAAACTGGACATTGATAACGTTTACATGGGAATAGAAAAAACTATTCCCCTTGGATTGATAATCAATGAACTTGTTTCGAATTCCTTAAAGCATGCTTATAAATCAGAGAAAAAAGGGGAAATCAATATAAAATTCCATCTTGAAAATAATGTGATCACCCTTATTGTCAGCGACAACGGAGAAGGAATACCCGAATACCTGGACTATAAAAATACACATTCGCTGGGCTTGCAACTAGTAACAACGCTTGTGAAACAAATTCATGGTAATATAGAACTTGACAGAAGTAATGGAACTAAATTTGTGATAACTTTTGAATATTGA
- the glyS gene encoding glycine--tRNA ligase → MDRYEQVIELAKRRGFLWNSFELYGGAAGFYDYGPLGCTLKRRIEQIWRELYVIHEGFMEIETPTVGIEDVFVASGHVGGFSDPLCECQECEEAFRADHLVDKIVEVADALSNEELDRLIKENDIGCPECGGKLGKAYEFNLMFKTNIGPGTGRQGYMRPETAQGMFINFQRLSRYYRDKLPFGATQIGKSYRNEISPRQGVIRLREFTQAEAEIFTHPKEKGHPNFERFAEVTLNLYSDEAQEKGAIEQMTVREAVENDIIAHEFLAYHIALTNHFLQRVGIAADKLRFRQHQKDEMAHYAIDCWDAEILTDRFGWIEVVGIADRTDFDLKAHAKTSGTKLEIHIEYDEPKMVEQFVVKPDMGKLGPLFKGKAKAVADALRELSEDELSKDEIKVIVNGEKFTVPSEIISYAQETVKVSGEKIVPHVIEPSYGIDRILYCTMEHAFDEEKVEVEGDEEEEERMVLRFRNEVAPVQVAILPLLTRDELIEPAKAIAQKLRERGLLVAYDDSRAIGRRYRRNDEIGTPYSITIDYDTLEDNSVTIRDRDTMKQVRASVEGIENSIYDLVYGKLDLENTGVSI, encoded by the coding sequence ATGGACAGATATGAACAAGTAATTGAACTGGCAAAAAGAAGAGGCTTTTTATGGAATTCCTTTGAACTCTACGGCGGCGCTGCCGGATTCTATGATTATGGACCCCTTGGATGCACTTTAAAGAGAAGGATCGAGCAGATCTGGCGTGAACTCTATGTGATACACGAAGGGTTCATGGAGATCGAAACGCCAACCGTAGGAATAGAGGATGTCTTTGTCGCATCCGGCCACGTAGGAGGCTTTTCAGACCCGCTCTGCGAATGCCAGGAATGCGAGGAAGCTTTCAGAGCAGATCATCTTGTCGATAAGATAGTAGAGGTCGCAGATGCGTTAAGCAATGAAGAACTTGACAGGCTCATAAAGGAGAATGATATCGGCTGTCCTGAATGTGGAGGCAAGCTTGGAAAAGCATATGAGTTCAACCTCATGTTCAAAACAAATATCGGCCCCGGCACTGGAAGGCAAGGTTACATGCGTCCGGAAACCGCACAAGGAATGTTCATTAACTTCCAGAGGCTCTCCAGATATTACCGTGACAAATTACCCTTTGGTGCGACCCAGATCGGAAAATCCTATCGTAATGAGATCTCACCCCGACAAGGAGTCATCAGGCTGAGGGAATTTACCCAGGCTGAAGCGGAAATATTCACCCATCCTAAAGAGAAAGGGCACCCAAACTTTGAAAGATTTGCAGAGGTCACCCTGAACCTGTACTCCGATGAAGCACAGGAGAAGGGTGCCATCGAGCAGATGACGGTTCGGGAAGCTGTTGAGAATGATATAATTGCACATGAGTTCCTTGCATACCATATTGCCCTTACGAACCACTTCCTCCAGCGCGTTGGAATTGCTGCGGACAAGCTAAGGTTCAGACAGCACCAGAAGGACGAGATGGCACACTACGCCATCGATTGCTGGGATGCCGAGATACTCACCGACAGATTCGGCTGGATAGAGGTGGTCGGCATTGCGGACAGGACAGACTTCGACCTGAAAGCACATGCAAAGACAAGCGGTACCAAACTTGAGATACATATCGAATATGATGAGCCGAAAATGGTCGAACAATTCGTTGTGAAGCCTGATATGGGTAAGCTCGGGCCATTGTTCAAAGGAAAGGCAAAAGCTGTTGCTGATGCACTCAGGGAATTGAGTGAAGATGAACTTAGCAAGGACGAGATCAAAGTAATTGTCAATGGAGAAAAATTCACAGTACCTTCCGAGATAATCAGCTATGCACAAGAGACCGTAAAAGTCAGCGGTGAAAAGATAGTACCCCATGTCATCGAGCCATCATACGGTATCGACAGGATACTGTACTGTACAATGGAACATGCGTTCGATGAAGAAAAGGTGGAAGTTGAAGGAGACGAGGAGGAAGAGGAAAGGATGGTCCTCAGGTTCAGGAACGAAGTTGCACCTGTACAGGTTGCTATCCTCCCCCTCCTTACAAGAGATGAGCTTATCGAGCCTGCAAAGGCGATAGCACAGAAACTTCGTGAAAGAGGTTTACTCGTTGCCTACGATGATTCAAGGGCAATTGGTCGCCGCTACCGCAGGAACGATGAGATTGGAACTCCATATTCCATCACCATCGATTATGACACCCTTGAAGACAATTCCGTCACCATAAGGGATCGAGATACGATGAAGCAGGTTAGAGCATCTGTCGAGGGTATCGAGAACTCGATCTACGACCTAGTCTATGGAAAACTGGACCTTGAAAATACGGGCGTGAGCATCTAA
- a CDS encoding hybrid sensor histidine kinase/response regulator yields the protein MTSSKILVVEDELITAMDIKNILEGFGYSVPATVASGEEAIEKVEEFSPDLVLMDIMLEGDMDGIQTAEQIHAHSNIPVVYLTAYADNDTLHRAKITGPFGYLLKPFEEKELHTIIEIALYKHKMENKLIESEEKYSTLVEKGNDGIIIIQDSVLKYVNKKMLDMTKFSFDEANELPFVNFVSPDHIDLVKDRYEKRIRGEAIQPNYEIEILTKDGKYIPVEINESYIQYKGKPAEMAIIRDITESKKATAALMRSEQKFRDLTENIAEMIYSANHKTFENTYCNKAVENIFGYSVDEWLSDPCLWEKSIYPEDVERVFSAYGEMQTSLENRVLEYRIRRKDGELRWVENHVTWLIEKETGVVSISGILHDITDHKNAELAIMNAKIAAESANKSKSEFIANMSHELRTPLNSIIGFSDIIHSESYGPLNENQKRYAFNILKSGKHLLDIINGILDLSKFEAGIMEIKREEFLINDVIKETNHTMLPLCMGKNIDISFVTIQPTYNQSCMTNLYTKRLEAQTIVGINGIPAIAFRIASITGI from the coding sequence ATGACAAGTTCCAAGATCTTGGTTGTAGAGGATGAACTTATTACGGCAATGGACATAAAGAATATACTGGAAGGATTCGGATATTCAGTCCCTGCCACAGTTGCATCCGGAGAAGAAGCCATCGAAAAAGTAGAAGAGTTTTCCCCAGATCTGGTGCTGATGGATATTATGCTGGAAGGGGACATGGATGGAATTCAGACAGCTGAACAGATACATGCTCATTCTAATATCCCAGTAGTCTATCTTACCGCTTATGCCGACAACGATACATTACATAGGGCAAAAATAACAGGTCCTTTTGGTTATTTACTCAAGCCTTTTGAAGAAAAGGAATTACATACCATCATAGAAATAGCCCTTTACAAACACAAAATGGAGAATAAATTAATAGAAAGTGAAGAGAAGTATTCCACCCTTGTCGAAAAAGGAAATGATGGGATAATTATCATACAGGACTCCGTACTCAAATATGTGAATAAGAAGATGCTGGACATGACCAAATTTTCCTTTGATGAAGCAAATGAACTTCCTTTTGTAAATTTTGTGTCACCGGACCATATTGATCTCGTAAAGGACAGATATGAAAAACGAATCCGAGGAGAAGCCATTCAACCAAATTATGAGATTGAGATACTGACAAAAGATGGAAAATATATCCCGGTTGAGATAAATGAATCTTACATCCAATACAAAGGTAAACCGGCAGAGATGGCAATCATAAGGGATATAACAGAGAGCAAGAAAGCAACTGCTGCTTTGATGAGATCTGAACAAAAATTCCGCGATCTAACTGAAAATATTGCTGAAATGATCTACAGCGCCAATCACAAAACTTTTGAAAATACATATTGCAATAAAGCTGTTGAAAACATTTTTGGATATAGTGTTGACGAATGGCTCAGTGACCCATGCCTATGGGAGAAGTCCATCTATCCAGAAGACGTAGAGAGGGTCTTTTCCGCATATGGAGAAATGCAGACAAGCCTTGAAAATCGTGTTTTAGAGTACCGAATAAGGAGAAAGGACGGAGAATTACGATGGGTGGAAAACCACGTTACATGGTTGATTGAAAAAGAGACAGGTGTTGTTTCAATTAGTGGAATATTGCATGATATAACTGATCACAAAAACGCCGAACTTGCGATAATGAATGCAAAAATTGCTGCTGAATCTGCCAATAAATCAAAGAGCGAGTTCATTGCAAATATGAGCCATGAGTTGCGAACACCCCTTAATTCAATAATTGGTTTTTCAGACATTATACATAGCGAGAGCTATGGACCATTAAATGAAAATCAGAAAAGATACGCATTCAACATTCTTAAAAGTGGAAAACATCTATTGGATATAATCAATGGGATCCTGGACCTGTCAAAGTTCGAAGCTGGAATAATGGAAATCAAGAGGGAAGAATTCCTGATCAATGATGTCATCAAAGAAACAAATCATACGATGTTGCCACTTTGCATGGGAAAGAATATTGATATATCCTTTGTAACTATTCAGCCTACCTATAATCAATCCTGTATGACCAACCTTTACACAAAAAGATTAGAAGCTCAAACAATTGTTGGAATAAATGGCATTCCAGCAATTGCATTTCGAATTGCATCCATCACAGGAATCTGA
- a CDS encoding IS66-like element ISMbu5 family transposase — protein MNTKRKEILAVYEQGPEAVVTLVTTLYDIIAEQQRIIELQAARITELEERVKKLEEQLKKNSRNSSKPPSTDVFINEKPKTKSRRKKSGKKPGGQKDHPGTTLRMVDVPDEVIIHKVHKCSNCERSLEDIEVKDHEKRQVFDIPPIKLQVTEHRAEIKSCPHCGCKNKATFSEKVKQPTQYGLRLASLAVYLHDYQLLPYERSCELLADVCGCEISPATLARAEKTCFEKLEDFEQQIKNFLIESPVINCDETGMRIEGKRQWLHVASTNKMTCYYPHQKRGSDAMNAMGILPNFNGTVVHDFWKSYYKYDCDHSICNAHLLRELTSVSENDNQLWSKAMNILLIDVKKSVDQIRGMSGCMKPERIKEFEDWYGQIIHIGIEENPQLQAKSKKRGRTKQTTAKNLLDRFIGYKNDILRFMHDLKVPFENNLAERDVRMMKVQQKISGTFRSMQGALIFSRVRSYISTVKKNQIPVMDAIRNAIAGMPFIPTIV, from the coding sequence ATGAACACGAAACGCAAAGAAATCCTAGCAGTTTATGAACAAGGTCCCGAAGCAGTTGTCACTCTTGTCACTACATTGTACGACATCATTGCTGAACAACAAAGGATCATAGAACTACAAGCTGCCAGAATAACCGAACTCGAAGAACGAGTTAAAAAATTGGAAGAGCAACTCAAAAAAAACAGCCGAAACAGCAGTAAACCACCTTCAACTGATGTTTTTATTAATGAGAAACCAAAAACAAAAAGCAGACGAAAAAAGAGTGGAAAGAAACCAGGTGGTCAGAAAGACCATCCTGGAACTACTCTCAGAATGGTAGATGTTCCTGACGAAGTTATAATTCACAAAGTACACAAATGTAGCAATTGTGAAAGATCGCTTGAAGATATAGAAGTTAAAGATCATGAAAAAAGGCAAGTATTTGACATACCTCCCATTAAACTTCAAGTAACAGAACATCGTGCTGAAATCAAGTCCTGTCCTCACTGCGGTTGCAAGAACAAAGCTACTTTTTCAGAAAAGGTTAAACAACCCACGCAATATGGCTTGCGTCTTGCATCATTAGCAGTCTACTTACATGATTATCAATTACTTCCTTATGAACGCAGCTGTGAATTGCTAGCTGATGTTTGTGGATGTGAAATAAGTCCCGCTACTTTGGCCAGGGCAGAAAAGACATGTTTTGAAAAACTTGAAGATTTCGAACAGCAGATCAAGAACTTCTTAATAGAATCTCCTGTGATAAATTGTGATGAAACTGGTATGAGGATAGAAGGAAAACGACAGTGGTTACATGTTGCTTCTACAAACAAAATGACATGTTATTATCCTCATCAAAAAAGAGGCTCTGACGCAATGAATGCGATGGGAATCTTACCAAATTTCAATGGTACAGTAGTTCATGATTTCTGGAAATCATATTACAAATATGATTGTGATCATTCGATCTGTAATGCTCATCTATTGCGAGAATTAACAAGTGTAAGCGAGAACGATAATCAATTGTGGTCAAAAGCTATGAATATTCTACTTATTGATGTCAAAAAGTCAGTTGACCAGATCCGAGGAATGTCTGGTTGTATGAAACCAGAGAGAATTAAAGAGTTTGAAGATTGGTACGGCCAGATTATTCATATTGGGATAGAAGAAAATCCTCAACTTCAAGCCAAATCAAAGAAGCGAGGAAGAACTAAACAAACCACAGCAAAAAATCTGCTGGATCGGTTTATTGGTTATAAAAATGATATTCTCAGGTTTATGCATGATCTAAAAGTTCCATTTGAGAATAATCTTGCAGAAAGGGATGTGAGAATGATGAAAGTACAGCAGAAGATATCGGGTACATTCCGAAGTATGCAAGGAGCATTAATTTTCTCGCGGGTAAGAAGTTACATTTCTACTGTTAAGAAGAATCAGATTCCTGTGATGGATGCAATTCGAAATGCAATTGCTGGAATGCCATTTATTCCAACAATTGTTTGA
- a CDS encoding IS5-like element ISMbu1 family transposase — MSLTNFAFKEEYKRLENLGDKLSEIESLIDWKPFRPIIAEMYINKTEFGGRPNVDEIVMLKMLVLQQWHGLSDPELERQATDRISFRKFLGFPAKIPDHTTVWAFRERIAQSGKEDEIWNEMQRQLDKKGLRIKQGMIQDATFIHADPGHANLDTPRGNEAKTRRCKDGTWTKKASKSHFGYKLHTIEDTEYDLIRRYRTTTASVHDSQVDLSEEGEVVYRDRGYFGAISKGYDATMQRGVRGHPIGIRDKMRNKRISRKRAKGERPYAVIKNVFTSGFVRVTTLARVNVKMAITAFSYNLYQLRTIRRKSLG; from the coding sequence ATGTCCTTAACAAACTTTGCTTTTAAAGAAGAGTACAAACGTCTTGAAAATCTCGGTGACAAGCTCTCTGAAATTGAATCTCTCATCGATTGGAAACCATTTCGTCCAATTATAGCAGAGATGTATATCAATAAAACAGAGTTCGGTGGCAGACCAAACGTTGATGAAATCGTCATGCTCAAAATGTTAGTATTGCAACAATGGCATGGACTATCTGACCCTGAACTTGAAAGACAAGCTACTGACAGAATTTCCTTTAGGAAATTCTTGGGCTTTCCTGCAAAAATTCCAGATCATACTACTGTTTGGGCATTTAGAGAACGAATTGCTCAATCAGGAAAAGAAGATGAAATCTGGAATGAAATGCAAAGACAACTTGATAAGAAAGGTTTGAGGATCAAACAAGGTATGATTCAGGATGCAACATTTATACATGCTGATCCAGGACATGCAAATCTTGATACTCCTCGTGGAAATGAAGCAAAGACCAGAAGATGTAAGGACGGTACATGGACAAAAAAGGCATCTAAGTCACATTTTGGATATAAACTACATACCATTGAAGATACCGAATATGATCTGATAAGGAGATATAGGACAACTACTGCCTCAGTTCATGATAGTCAGGTGGATCTTTCTGAAGAAGGCGAAGTTGTTTACAGAGATAGAGGTTACTTTGGTGCAATTTCAAAAGGATATGATGCAACTATGCAAAGGGGCGTGCGAGGTCATCCTATTGGTATTAGGGATAAGATGAGAAACAAAAGAATAAGCAGGAAAAGAGCAAAGGGAGAAAGACCTTATGCTGTTATCAAAAATGTGTTTACGTCAGGATTTGTAAGAGTAACAACGTTGGCAAGAGTAAATGTCAAAATGGCGATTACAGCATTCAGCTATAATCTCTATCAATTGAGGACAATAAGAAGAAAATCATTAGGATGA